In Jaculus jaculus isolate mJacJac1 chromosome 23, mJacJac1.mat.Y.cur, whole genome shotgun sequence, the following proteins share a genomic window:
- the Tex52 gene encoding testis-expressed protein 52: protein MTCKAQRSPRRPGPGHASAAREPFLQMAQASASLLTHQTLAQREYFLPSVAWELPGFTQQSYHRLALKQPPSTEMKSKVLNRVRYPWKDPAQHTWGFHTWLDVGRLPATFPARPDRPYDSNVWRWLTYSKGHSLPAAEPPVPPPSWMGPKGFLAFINSTPMFVDANRKNQVIVRTEKELKEVEKLKLRSELRAPSLDAHGNILPPPNFKMYRHVSEGGRLNTPAPQILPNPLPTAFARSWPCPNPQPHYQETVLKLALLPSAPLNPQLLRDYQALTEDRIALPLHYLSKAQPGQPSGGKKKRRPGHI from the exons ATGGCCCAAGCCAGTGCATCCCTCCTGACtcaccaaacactggcacagcGTGAATACTTCCTCCCCTCTGTGGCCTGGGAGCTGCCTGGCTTCACCCAGCAATCCTACCACCGGCTGGCCCTGAAACAGCCACctagcacagaaatgaaatccaaGGTGCTGAACCGAGTACGGTACCCCTGGAAAGACCCCGCCCAACACACCTGGGGCTTTCACACCTGGCTCGACGTGGGGCGACTGCCTGCTACCTTCCCCGCGCGGCCCGATCGGCCCTACGACAGCAATGTCTGGCGCTGGCTGACCTACTCCAAGGGCCACAGCCTGCCCGCAGCAGAGCCGCCCgtccctcctccttcctggatGGGTCCAAAGGGCTTCCTGGCCTTCATTAACAGCACCCCCATGTTCGTGGACGCGAACAGGAAGAACCAAGTGATTGTGAGAACTGAGAAGGAGCTGAAGGAGGTGGAGAAACTCAAGCTGAGGAGCGAACTCAGGGCCCCTTCACTCGACGCCCACGGCAACATCCTGCCCCCCCCAAACTTCAAGAT GTATCGGCACGTATCTGAAGGTGGAAGGCTTAACACCCCGGCTCCCCAGATCCTTCCCAACCCGCTTCCCACCGCTTTCGCCAGGAGTTGGCCGTGCCCGAACCCTCAGCCTCACTACCAGGAGACCGTGCTGAAACTGGCCCTCCTGCCCAGCGCGCCTCTGAACCCGCAGCTCCTGAGGGATTACCAAGCGCTGACCGAGGACCGCATTGCCTTGCCCCTCCACTACCTGTCCAAGGCACAACCTGGCCAACCTtcaggagggaagaagaagagaagaccCGGACACATTTAG